A region from the Paraurantiacibacter namhicola genome encodes:
- the rplM gene encoding 50S ribosomal protein L13, with the protein MKALSKQTRSIKPAEVEKKWHLIDAEGLVVGRLASIIANILRGKHKPSYTPHVDCGDHVIVINADKVAFTSNKAAKKVYYKHTGYPGGLKETTAAKVLEGRFPERVLEKAVERMIPRGPLGRDQMRALHLYNGTEHPHEGQKPETLDVASMNRKNKVSA; encoded by the coding sequence ATGAAGGCGCTCAGCAAGCAGACCCGGTCGATCAAGCCGGCCGAGGTCGAAAAGAAATGGCACCTGATCGATGCGGAAGGACTGGTCGTCGGCCGCCTTGCATCCATCATCGCCAACATCCTGCGCGGCAAGCACAAGCCGAGCTACACCCCGCACGTCGATTGCGGTGACCACGTCATCGTCATCAATGCCGACAAGGTTGCCTTCACCAGCAACAAGGCGGCCAAGAAGGTCTACTACAAGCACACCGGCTATCCCGGCGGCCTGAAGGAAACGACCGCTGCGAAGGTGCTGGAAGGCCGCTTCCCCGAACGCGTTCTGGAAAAGGCTGTCGAGCGGATGATTCCGCGCGGGCCGCTGGGCCGCGACCAGATGCGCGCCCTGCACCTCTACAATGGCACCGAGCATCCGCATGAGGGCCAGAAGCCCGAGACGCTCGACGTCGCTTCGATGAACCGCAAGAACAAGGTCTCCGCATAA
- the cutA gene encoding divalent-cation tolerance protein CutA: MTRAAFVWCPCPDADSARVLADGLLAEGLIACANILPGAESRFVWQGEVHASSEAILVLKTTCSRLDDAIARLTALHPYDTPAVSGWLADASAQVTLDWLSAIGKTA; this comes from the coding sequence GTGACCAGGGCCGCCTTCGTCTGGTGCCCCTGTCCCGATGCGGACAGCGCAAGGGTGCTGGCGGATGGCTTGCTGGCCGAAGGCCTGATTGCCTGCGCCAATATCCTGCCCGGAGCCGAGTCGCGATTCGTTTGGCAGGGCGAGGTGCATGCCTCGTCCGAAGCGATCCTCGTACTCAAGACCACCTGTTCGCGGCTGGATGATGCCATCGCACGCCTGACAGCGTTGCATCCATACGACACTCCGGCAGTAAGCGGGTGGCTGGCGGATGCCAGCGCGCAGGTAACGCTGGACTGGCTTTCGGCAATCGGGAAGACTGCCTGA
- a CDS encoding COX15/CtaA family protein produces MVAHSAKRSSSEALHDAGTGTARPHLLARWLFIVAGLVIAIVTVGGITRLTESGLSITEWKPFLGALPPMNEADWQAEFELYKQIPEYTQINGPAGMDLAAFKTIYFWEWVHRQMGRVIGLALLLPFLWFWLRGAIPAGYKLRIGALVALVGLQGSIGWWMVASGLEARTDVSHFRLSVHLLTALFLLGGLVWTALDLRRFGQRPARFTGLSIAVLAVLFIQLLLGAWVAGLNAGLASDTWPAMQGQFVPEFDTSRGALWALTHDPFLLHWLHRWWAFVALAALIVIARKVKPVQRGASIALNATVGVQVILGILTVLSGVAIWIAVAHQTVGALLVVAFAWAAHALGRQE; encoded by the coding sequence ATGGTCGCACATTCCGCCAAGCGCAGCTCGTCCGAAGCCCTGCATGATGCCGGAACCGGGACGGCGCGCCCGCACCTACTGGCCCGCTGGCTGTTCATCGTGGCCGGGCTCGTCATCGCCATCGTGACGGTGGGCGGGATCACCCGGCTGACCGAAAGCGGCCTGTCCATAACTGAATGGAAGCCGTTCCTGGGCGCCCTCCCCCCGATGAACGAGGCGGACTGGCAGGCCGAGTTCGAACTCTACAAGCAGATCCCGGAATATACGCAGATCAACGGGCCGGCCGGGATGGACCTGGCAGCGTTCAAGACAATCTATTTCTGGGAATGGGTGCACCGCCAGATGGGCCGGGTGATCGGCCTGGCGCTGCTGCTGCCCTTCCTGTGGTTCTGGCTGCGCGGCGCGATCCCTGCCGGGTACAAGCTGCGAATCGGCGCGCTGGTCGCGCTGGTTGGCCTGCAGGGCAGCATCGGCTGGTGGATGGTCGCATCCGGGCTGGAAGCGCGGACCGATGTCAGCCACTTCCGCCTGTCCGTGCACCTGCTGACCGCCCTGTTCCTGCTGGGCGGGCTGGTCTGGACGGCGCTGGACCTGCGGCGCTTCGGGCAGCGTCCCGCGCGCTTCACGGGCCTCTCCATCGCTGTGCTGGCGGTGCTGTTCATCCAGCTGCTGCTGGGTGCCTGGGTGGCAGGCCTGAATGCAGGCCTCGCCAGCGACACCTGGCCCGCAATGCAGGGGCAGTTCGTCCCGGAATTCGATACCTCGCGCGGCGCGCTTTGGGCGCTGACGCATGACCCGTTCCTGCTGCACTGGCTGCACCGCTGGTGGGCCTTTGTCGCCCTCGCTGCGCTGATCGTGATTGCGCGCAAGGTGAAGCCGGTGCAGCGCGGTGCATCGATCGCCCTCAATGCCACGGTCGGCGTGCAGGTGATCCTGGGCATCCTGACTGTGCTGAGCGGTGTCGCCATCTGGATTGCGGTGGCACACCAGACGGTCGGCGCCTTGCTGGTGGTCGCCTTCGCCTGGGCCGCGCACGCGCTCGGCCGGCAGGAGTGA
- a CDS encoding MerC domain-containing protein: MTNDSPIQAPRLDRVGIALSGLCALHCIGGLLLVASVGAGGSFFLNPLFHEIGLLVATVIAGIAIGLGAIKHRRRKPFVVAMTGLSFMGGALAMDHGVEEAVLTVIGVVLVAAGHFLNLRGAR, encoded by the coding sequence GTGACGAATGATTCCCCCATCCAGGCCCCGCGTCTCGACCGGGTCGGCATCGCCCTTTCGGGGCTGTGCGCGCTGCATTGCATTGGCGGCCTGCTGCTGGTGGCCAGCGTTGGCGCAGGCGGATCGTTCTTCCTCAACCCGCTGTTCCACGAGATTGGTCTGCTGGTGGCCACCGTTATCGCGGGCATCGCCATTGGCCTGGGCGCGATCAAGCATCGCCGCCGCAAGCCCTTCGTCGTGGCGATGACGGGCCTGTCGTTCATGGGCGGTGCGCTGGCGATGGATCACGGTGTGGAAGAGGCGGTCCTGACCGTTATCGGCGTCGTGTTGGTGGCCGCAGGACACTTCCTGAACTTGC